Proteins from one Pseudomonas sp. KBS0710 genomic window:
- a CDS encoding thioesterase II family protein, with amino-acid sequence MSVSTRLRLFCLPYSGASAMVYARWRRALPDWLQVCPLELPGRGMRMDEPLQRDIKTLAAQLAEEISRDLSGPYALFGHSLGGLLAFELAHALKARNLPAPLALFASGTAGPARRDVSEYAIEKTDEQLLARLRELQGTAEEALGNPELMQLMLPILRADFLLCGSFTYGERAPLGMPIHVFGGKQDSVRADQLLDWQLDAASGFSLDMFDGHHFFLVQHESAVLRCLRRYADEHLARWRNDVARQLAAV; translated from the coding sequence ATGAGCGTTTCCACGCGATTGCGCCTGTTCTGCCTGCCCTATTCGGGTGCCAGCGCGATGGTTTATGCACGCTGGCGCCGGGCGCTGCCTGACTGGTTGCAGGTGTGCCCGCTGGAGTTGCCGGGGCGCGGCATGCGCATGGATGAGCCGTTGCAGCGCGATATCAAAACCCTCGCGGCGCAACTGGCGGAGGAAATCAGTCGCGACCTGAGCGGTCCCTATGCACTGTTCGGCCACAGCCTCGGCGGCCTGCTGGCATTTGAACTGGCGCATGCCCTGAAGGCACGCAATCTGCCTGCGCCGCTGGCGCTATTTGCCTCCGGTACCGCCGGCCCGGCGCGCCGCGATGTGAGCGAATACGCCATCGAAAAGACCGACGAGCAATTGCTCGCCCGCCTGCGCGAGCTGCAGGGCACCGCCGAAGAGGCGCTGGGCAACCCGGAATTGATGCAGTTGATGCTGCCGATTTTGCGCGCCGACTTCCTGCTGTGCGGCAGCTTCACCTATGGCGAGCGCGCGCCGCTGGGCATGCCGATCCATGTGTTTGGCGGCAAGCAGGACAGTGTGCGCGCCGACCAGTTGCTCGACTGGCAGCTGGATGCCGCCAGCGGCTTTTCCCTCGACATGTTCGACGGTCACCACTTCTTCCTCGTGCAGCACGAGAGCGCCGTGCTGCGCTGCTTGCGCCGCTATGCCGACGAGCACCTGGCCCGCTGGCGTAATGATGTGGCGCGCCAACTGGCAGCCGTTTAG
- the atuC gene encoding geranyl-CoA carboxylase subunit beta — MPVIESLIDAHSPQFAQNRAAMLAAIEQLQQLEQALLNKAQQAKPKFDKRGQLLPRERLNLLLDPGAPFLELASLAGYKLHDDKDGSAAGGGLIAGIGYVSGVRMLVVANNSAIKGGTISPSGLKKSLRLQQIAMENKLPVVTLAESGGANLNYAAEIFVEGARSFANQARMSAMGLPQITVVHGSATAGGAYQPGLSDYVVVVRGKAKLFLAGPPLLKAATGEVATDEELGGAEMHAQTAGTAEYLAENDADGVRIVREIVSLLPWDDRLPPTPQRAYKEPLYPIEELLGLIPDDPKKPYDVREILARLADGSHFLEFKGEFEPHTVCGHLHIQGRAVGVIGNNGPITPKGASKAAQFIQLCDQSRTPLLFLHNTTGFMVGTESEQQGVIKHGAKMIQAVANARVPKLTVVVGGSYGAGNYAMCGRGLDPRFIFAWPNSRTAVMGGAQAGKVLRIVTEAKQLKDGLVPDPKMLDMLEQVTAQKLDSQSTALYGSANLWDDGLIDPRDTRTLLGFLLDICHEAEVRQLQTNSFGVAR; from the coding sequence ATGCCGGTGATTGAAAGCCTGATCGACGCCCACAGCCCACAGTTCGCGCAGAACCGCGCGGCGATGCTGGCGGCCATCGAGCAATTGCAGCAGTTGGAGCAGGCCCTGCTGAACAAGGCGCAGCAAGCCAAACCCAAGTTCGACAAACGCGGCCAACTGTTGCCCCGCGAGCGCCTCAACCTGCTGCTGGACCCCGGCGCGCCGTTTCTGGAATTGGCCAGCCTGGCCGGCTACAAACTCCACGATGACAAAGACGGCAGCGCGGCCGGTGGCGGCTTGATCGCCGGTATCGGCTACGTCAGCGGCGTGCGCATGCTGGTGGTGGCCAACAACAGCGCGATCAAGGGCGGCACCATTTCGCCGTCCGGCCTGAAAAAATCCCTGCGCCTGCAACAGATCGCCATGGAAAACAAACTGCCGGTGGTGACCCTGGCCGAAAGCGGCGGTGCCAACCTCAATTACGCAGCGGAGATTTTCGTCGAAGGTGCGCGCAGCTTCGCCAACCAGGCGCGCATGTCGGCCATGGGCTTGCCGCAGATCACCGTGGTACACGGCTCGGCCACCGCTGGCGGCGCGTATCAACCGGGGCTGTCGGATTACGTGGTGGTGGTGCGCGGCAAGGCCAAGCTGTTTTTGGCCGGGCCGCCGCTGCTCAAGGCCGCCACCGGCGAAGTGGCTACCGACGAAGAATTGGGCGGCGCCGAGATGCACGCGCAAACCGCCGGCACCGCCGAATACCTGGCGGAAAACGATGCCGACGGCGTGCGCATCGTGCGCGAAATCGTCAGCCTGCTGCCTTGGGATGATCGCCTGCCACCCACTCCACAACGGGCTTACAAGGAGCCGCTGTATCCCATCGAAGAGCTGCTGGGACTGATCCCCGATGACCCGAAAAAACCCTACGACGTGCGTGAAATCCTCGCACGCCTGGCCGACGGCTCGCATTTCCTCGAATTCAAAGGTGAGTTCGAGCCCCACACCGTCTGCGGCCACTTGCACATCCAGGGCCGCGCCGTCGGGGTGATCGGCAACAACGGCCCCATCACCCCCAAGGGCGCGAGCAAGGCGGCGCAATTTATCCAACTGTGCGACCAGAGCCGCACGCCGCTGCTGTTCCTGCACAACACCACCGGCTTTATGGTCGGCACCGAGTCGGAGCAGCAAGGCGTGATCAAGCACGGCGCGAAGATGATCCAGGCGGTGGCCAACGCGCGGGTGCCTAAACTCACGGTAGTGGTCGGCGGCTCGTATGGCGCGGGTAATTACGCGATGTGCGGCCGTGGCCTGGACCCGCGTTTTATCTTCGCCTGGCCCAACAGCCGCACGGCGGTGATGGGCGGCGCGCAGGCGGGCAAGGTGCTGCGCATCGTGACTGAGGCCAAGCAGTTGAAAGACGGCTTGGTGCCCGACCCCAAGATGCTCGACATGCTCGAACAGGTCACCGCGCAGAAACTCGACAGCCAGTCCACCGCGCTGTATGGCAGCGCCAATCTATGGGACGACGGGCTGATTGATCCACGTGATACCCGCACGCTATTGGGGTTCTTGCTGGATATCTGCCACGAGGCCGAGGTACGGCAGTTGCAGACGAACAGCTTTGGTGTAGCGCGCTGA
- a CDS encoding enoyl-CoA hydratase/isomerase family protein, translating to MNTLLLEPHNGVLHITLNRPASRNAMSLEMVNELQAVLAQLDSQVRAVVISGAGGHFCAGADVKDMVMAGGQLQALNRAFGTLLQAVEAVPQVVIVVLQGAVLGGGFGLACVSDIAIADHQAQFGLPETSLGLLPAQIAPFVVKRIGLTQARRLALTAARFDGVEAQRLGVVHYVEHDAQALAERLDEVLGQVLRCAPGANARTKALLLASVEQPIGPLLDQAAQWFAEAVSSEEGIEGTQAFVQKRKPGWCK from the coding sequence ATGAACACCCTGCTGCTCGAACCGCATAACGGCGTGCTGCACATCACCCTTAACCGCCCGGCCAGCCGCAATGCGATGAGCCTGGAGATGGTCAACGAACTGCAGGCGGTATTGGCACAACTGGACAGCCAGGTGCGTGCCGTGGTGATCAGCGGCGCCGGTGGGCACTTTTGTGCCGGCGCGGATGTGAAAGACATGGTCATGGCGGGCGGGCAGTTGCAGGCGCTGAACCGCGCCTTCGGCACCTTGCTGCAAGCCGTTGAAGCCGTGCCGCAAGTGGTGATCGTGGTGCTGCAAGGCGCCGTGCTGGGCGGTGGCTTTGGGCTGGCGTGCGTGAGTGATATCGCGATTGCCGACCACCAGGCGCAGTTCGGCCTGCCGGAGACCAGCCTGGGCTTGTTGCCGGCGCAGATTGCGCCGTTTGTGGTCAAGCGTATTGGGTTGACTCAGGCGCGGCGACTGGCGCTGACGGCGGCGCGGTTTGATGGGGTTGAGGCGCAGCGATTGGGCGTGGTGCATTACGTCGAGCACGATGCGCAGGCGCTGGCAGAGCGCCTGGATGAGGTGCTGGGGCAAGTGTTGCGCTGTGCGCCGGGGGCGAATGCGCGGACTAAAGCGCTATTGCTCGCCAGTGTGGAACAGCCGATCGGCCCGCTGTTGGATCAGGCCGCGCAGTGGTTTGCTGAGGCGGTGAGCAGTGAGGAAGGGATTGAGGGGACGCAGGCTTTTGTGCAGAAGCGTAAGCCTGGGTGGTGCAAATGA
- a CDS encoding acyclic terpene utilization AtuA family protein — protein sequence MSKTVRIGCASAFWGDTCTAAAQLVHGGALDYLVFDYLAEVTMSILAGARMKDPQAGYATDFVEVLTPLLGDIQRQGIRVISNAGGIHPHACAAALQAACEKANVPLKIAVLLGDDLQPQLKQLHNITDMFNGAPLPPVCVSANAYFGAPGIAQALALGADIVITGRVVDSAVVSAALVHEFNWSWQDYDRLAQAALAGHIIECGAQCSGGNFTDWRDVPDYEHIGFPIVEVSADGQFSVNKVAGTGGLISELSVAEQLLYEIGDPRAYLLPDVICDFSQVKLQQQGPNCVRLHGAKGLPPTDQYKVSATYPDGFRCTASCLIAGIDAVAKAGRVSQAIINKTSELFSQRGWAPYTEVNVELLGSEATYGAHAQRQDCREVVVKLAVRHPSKQALVLFAREIAQAATGMAPGLTGIVGGRPTVYPLIRLFSFLINKSSCTPLVDFQGARHAVALPSSAAMRTPAAPIDPPKPEGRADASVPLVKLAVARSGDKGNHSNIGVIARRPEYLPWIAEALTPEVIVDWMSHVLDPLHGRVERWYLPGSHSLNFLLENALGGGGIASLRIDPQGKAFAQQLLEIPIAVPQHLADQLA from the coding sequence ATGAGCAAGACGGTTCGTATCGGCTGCGCCAGCGCCTTCTGGGGCGACACCTGCACGGCTGCCGCCCAACTGGTGCACGGCGGTGCTCTGGATTACCTGGTGTTCGACTACTTGGCGGAAGTCACGATGTCGATTCTTGCGGGTGCGCGGATGAAAGATCCCCAGGCCGGTTACGCCACGGATTTTGTCGAGGTGCTCACGCCGTTGCTGGGCGATATCCAGCGCCAGGGCATCCGCGTGATCAGCAACGCCGGCGGCATCCACCCCCACGCCTGCGCCGCCGCCCTGCAAGCGGCCTGCGAAAAGGCCAATGTGCCGCTGAAAATCGCCGTGCTGCTGGGCGATGACCTGCAACCTCAACTCAAGCAACTGCACAACATTACCGATATGTTCAACGGCGCGCCCCTGCCGCCGGTGTGCGTCTCGGCCAACGCCTACTTCGGCGCCCCCGGCATTGCCCAGGCACTGGCGCTGGGCGCCGATATTGTGATTACCGGACGCGTGGTCGACAGCGCCGTGGTCAGCGCCGCCTTGGTGCATGAATTCAACTGGTCGTGGCAGGACTACGACCGCCTCGCTCAAGCCGCGCTCGCCGGGCATATCATCGAATGCGGCGCGCAGTGCAGCGGCGGTAACTTCACCGATTGGCGCGATGTGCCGGACTACGAGCACATCGGCTTTCCCATCGTCGAGGTCAGCGCCGACGGCCAATTCAGCGTGAATAAAGTCGCCGGCACGGGCGGGCTGATCAGCGAACTCAGCGTGGCAGAACAGTTGCTGTATGAAATCGGCGACCCGCGCGCGTATTTACTGCCCGATGTGATCTGCGATTTCAGCCAGGTCAAACTGCAGCAGCAAGGCCCGAACTGCGTGCGCCTGCACGGCGCCAAGGGTCTGCCGCCTACTGACCAGTACAAGGTCAGCGCCACTTACCCCGACGGTTTCCGCTGCACCGCCAGTTGCCTGATCGCCGGTATCGACGCGGTGGCCAAGGCCGGGCGAGTCAGCCAGGCGATTATCAACAAGACCTCGGAGTTGTTCAGCCAGCGCGGTTGGGCGCCTTACACCGAGGTCAATGTCGAACTGCTCGGCAGCGAAGCCACCTACGGCGCCCACGCCCAGCGCCAGGATTGCCGCGAGGTGGTGGTGAAGTTGGCGGTACGCCACCCGAGCAAACAGGCCTTGGTGCTGTTCGCCCGCGAGATCGCCCAGGCGGCGACCGGCATGGCACCTGGCTTGACCGGCATTGTCGGCGGGCGACCGACGGTGTACCCGCTGATCCGGCTGTTTTCATTCCTGATCAACAAATCATCCTGTACACCGCTGGTCGACTTCCAAGGCGCGCGTCACGCTGTTGCGTTGCCATCATCAGCCGCGATGCGCACACCCGCCGCGCCGATTGATCCACCCAAACCCGAAGGCCGTGCCGACGCCAGTGTGCCCCTGGTGAAACTGGCCGTGGCGCGCTCTGGCGACAAGGGCAACCACAGCAATATCGGCGTGATTGCCCGCCGGCCCGAGTACCTGCCATGGATCGCCGAAGCACTCACGCCGGAGGTGATCGTCGACTGGATGAGCCATGTGCTCGACCCACTTCACGGCCGTGTCGAGCGCTGGTACTTGCCCGGCAGCCACAGCTTGAATTTCCTGCTGGAAAACGCATTGGGCGGCGGCGGCATCGCCAGCCTGCGCATCGACCCCCAAGGCAAGGCTTTCGCCCAGCAGTTGCTGGAAATCCCTATCGCCGTGCCGCAACACCTAGCCGATCAACTTGCCTAA
- a CDS encoding RNA polymerase factor sigma-70, whose amino-acid sequence MTEQVSTGRCDSPLLQAFVDNRLILVKIAARITGCRSRAEDVVQDAYFRLQSAPTITSSFKAQLSYLFQIVRNLAIDHYRKQALELKYSGTEEEGLNVVIHGASPETSHINFNTLENIADALTELPQRTRYAFEMYRLHGVPQKDIAKELGVSPTLVNFMIRDALVHCRKVSGSHSDTFARRV is encoded by the coding sequence ATGACGGAACAAGTATCCACAGGCAGGTGTGATTCACCCCTTTTGCAGGCATTCGTCGACAATCGATTGATTCTGGTGAAGATCGCCGCGCGTATTACCGGCTGCCGCTCACGCGCCGAAGACGTGGTGCAGGACGCCTACTTCCGGCTGCAATCGGCGCCGACCATCACCTCGTCGTTCAAGGCGCAATTGAGTTATCTGTTCCAGATCGTGCGCAACCTGGCGATCGATCACTACCGTAAGCAGGCCCTGGAGCTCAAGTATTCGGGGACGGAAGAGGAAGGCTTGAATGTGGTCATTCACGGCGCTTCACCGGAAACCTCGCATATCAACTTCAACACCCTGGAAAACATCGCCGACGCCCTGACGGAGCTGCCCCAGCGCACCCGCTACGCGTTCGAGATGTACCGCCTGCACGGCGTGCCGCAAAAAGACATCGCCAAGGAGTTGGGCGTGTCCCCAACCCTGGTCAACTTCATGATTCGCGATGCGCTGGTGCATTGCCGCAAGGTGTCGGGCAGCCATAGCGATACGTTTGCGCGCAGGGTGTGA
- a CDS encoding ABC transporter substrate-binding protein: MFSPWRLAAGLTIWALGTAWWLPASAAQLVRIGAAHFPPYTVRPEQGADTGLLPQLVEALNASQGDYVFVLVPTSIPRRFRDFEQGRVDMAIFENPDWGWQNIPHTSVDMGLEDAEIFVAQRKPGRDQSYFTDLAGKRLAVFSGYHYAFAGFNPDPKNMAEHFNATLTYSHDSNLLMVARGRADIALVTRSFLSDFMVRNADMAGQFLVSERIDQVYHHYALVRPKAPITGPAFAELLKHLRDSGEMLKIFEPYRIDVMPVP, translated from the coding sequence ATGTTTTCGCCATGGCGGCTGGCTGCAGGACTGACTATATGGGCACTGGGCACCGCGTGGTGGCTGCCGGCGTCGGCCGCGCAATTGGTCAGGATCGGCGCCGCGCACTTCCCGCCCTACACCGTTCGCCCAGAGCAGGGCGCCGACACCGGTTTGCTGCCGCAACTGGTGGAAGCCCTGAATGCTTCACAAGGCGACTACGTGTTTGTGCTGGTGCCTACCTCGATTCCGCGGCGTTTTCGCGATTTTGAGCAAGGCCGCGTCGACATGGCGATCTTCGAAAACCCCGACTGGGGTTGGCAGAATATTCCCCACACCAGTGTCGACATGGGCCTGGAAGATGCAGAAATATTCGTCGCCCAGCGTAAGCCCGGCCGTGACCAAAGCTATTTCACCGACCTCGCCGGTAAGCGCCTGGCGGTGTTCAGCGGTTATCACTACGCCTTTGCCGGCTTCAACCCCGACCCCAAGAACATGGCCGAACACTTCAACGCCACGTTGACCTATTCCCATGACAGCAACCTGCTGATGGTGGCGCGCGGGCGTGCCGATATTGCGCTGGTCACGCGTTCGTTCCTGAGCGATTTCATGGTGCGTAATGCGGACATGGCCGGGCAATTCCTGGTCTCGGAGCGGATTGACCAGGTGTATCACCACTATGCGCTGGTGCGGCCCAAAGCGCCGATCACAGGGCCTGCGTTCGCTGAGCTGCTCAAACACCTGCGTGACAGCGGGGAGATGTTGAAGATCTTCGAGCCGTATCGCATAGATGTGATGCCGGTGCCCTAG
- a CDS encoding TetR/AcrR family transcriptional regulator → MDEHKALRVMRTMVDGGQLTDPDSARGKLLQTAAHLFRNKGFERTTVRDLASAVGIQSGSIFHHFKSKDEILRAVMEETIHYNTAMMRASLEEASNVRERVLALIRCELQSIMGGSGEAMAVLVYEWRSLSAEGQAQVLALRDVYEDIWLQVLGEAKAAGYIRGDVFITRRFLTGALSWTTTWFRAEGSLTLEQLAEEALLMVLKAD, encoded by the coding sequence ATGGATGAGCACAAAGCCCTGCGGGTGATGCGCACCATGGTCGACGGCGGCCAGTTGACCGACCCCGACAGTGCCCGTGGCAAGTTGCTGCAAACCGCGGCTCACCTGTTTCGCAACAAGGGTTTCGAGCGCACCACCGTGCGTGACCTGGCCAGTGCCGTGGGCATTCAGTCCGGCAGTATCTTTCATCACTTCAAGAGCAAGGACGAGATCCTGCGAGCCGTGATGGAGGAAACCATCCACTACAACACCGCGATGATGCGCGCTTCACTTGAAGAGGCCAGCAACGTGCGCGAACGCGTGCTGGCGCTGATCCGCTGCGAGTTGCAGTCGATCATGGGGGGCAGCGGCGAGGCCATGGCGGTGCTGGTTTACGAATGGCGTTCACTGTCGGCCGAGGGCCAGGCCCAGGTGCTGGCGCTGCGCGATGTGTATGAGGACATCTGGCTGCAGGTGTTGGGCGAGGCCAAGGCGGCGGGTTACATCCGGGGTGATGTGTTTATCACCCGGCGCTTCCTGACCGGCGCTTTGTCCTGGACCACCACCTGGTTTCGCGCCGAAGGCAGCCTGACACTCGAGCAGCTCGCCGAAGAAGCGCTGCTGATGGTGCTTAAAGCCGATTGA
- the atuD gene encoding citronellyl-CoA dehydrogenase, translated as MIFTQEHQELRRTVRAFVDREINPHVDEWEKAGRFPIHEIFRKAGDLGLLGISKPEQFGGMGLDYSYSIVAAEEFGTIRCGGIPMSIGVQTDMCTPALARFGSDELRDEFLRPAISGEQVGCIGVSETGAGSDVAGLKTHARKDGDDYVINGSKMWITNSPSADFICLLANTSDDKPHINKSLIMVPMNTPGISVSPPLEKLGMHSSETAQVFFDAVRVPQRNRIGHEGAGFMMQMLQFQEERLFGAANMIKGLEYCIDSTIDYCKERQTFGKALIDNQVIHFRLAELATEIECLRALVYQATEQYIKGQDVTRLASMAKLKAGRLGREVSDSCLQYWGGMGFMWDNPVARAYRDVRLVSIGGGADEIMLGIICKLMGTLPGKKS; from the coding sequence ATGATCTTCACCCAGGAACACCAGGAACTGCGCCGCACCGTGCGTGCCTTCGTCGACCGCGAGATCAACCCGCACGTGGACGAATGGGAAAAAGCCGGGCGCTTCCCCATTCACGAGATCTTCCGCAAAGCCGGCGACCTCGGCCTGCTGGGCATTTCCAAGCCGGAACAATTCGGCGGCATGGGCCTGGACTACAGCTACTCGATTGTCGCCGCCGAAGAATTCGGCACCATCCGTTGCGGCGGCATCCCCATGTCCATCGGCGTGCAAACCGACATGTGTACGCCCGCCCTCGCCCGTTTCGGCTCCGACGAGCTGCGCGACGAATTCCTGCGCCCGGCCATCAGCGGCGAGCAAGTCGGTTGCATCGGCGTCTCGGAAACCGGCGCCGGTTCCGACGTGGCCGGGCTTAAAACCCACGCGCGCAAGGACGGCGACGACTACGTGATCAACGGCAGCAAAATGTGGATCACCAACTCGCCCAGCGCCGACTTTATCTGCCTGCTGGCCAACACCTCCGACGACAAGCCGCATATCAACAAATCGCTGATCATGGTGCCGATGAACACCCCAGGCATCAGCGTCAGCCCGCCCCTGGAAAAGCTCGGCATGCACAGTTCCGAGACCGCCCAAGTGTTTTTCGACGCTGTGCGCGTGCCGCAACGCAACCGCATCGGCCACGAAGGCGCGGGGTTCATGATGCAAATGCTGCAGTTCCAGGAAGAACGCCTGTTCGGCGCGGCCAATATGATCAAGGGGCTGGAGTACTGCATCGACAGCACCATCGATTACTGCAAAGAGCGCCAGACCTTCGGCAAGGCGCTGATCGACAACCAGGTCATCCACTTTCGCCTGGCCGAACTGGCCACCGAAATCGAATGCCTGCGCGCGCTGGTCTACCAGGCCACCGAGCAATACATCAAAGGCCAGGATGTGACCCGGCTGGCCTCCATGGCCAAACTCAAGGCCGGGCGCCTGGGCCGTGAGGTCAGCGACAGCTGCCTGCAATACTGGGGCGGCATGGGCTTTATGTGGGACAACCCGGTGGCCCGCGCCTACCGTGATGTGCGGCTGGTGTCGATCGGCGGTGGCGCCGACGAAATCATGCTGGGCATCATCTGCAAATTGATGGGCACGCTGCCCGGGAAAAAATCATGA
- a CDS encoding SDR family oxidoreductase, with the protein MAFDSIFKADLFQGQTVIVTGGGSGIGRCTAHELAALGANVILVGRKPQKLQNVAAEIAEDGGTAHWLACDIRDEEAVKALVTQIIREHGPIHGLVNNAGGQYPSPLASINQKGFETVLRTNLVGGFLMAREVFNQSMSKHGGAIVNMLADMWGGMPGMGHSGAARSGMDNFTKTAAFEWGYAGVRVNAVAPGWIASSGMDTYEGAFKAVIPTLREHVPLKRIGTESEVSAAIVFLLSPAAAFISGSTLRIDGAASLGSRAWPLPKAQPPSEPFNGFHRAYLPDVLKTEQ; encoded by the coding sequence ATGGCCTTCGACTCGATTTTCAAAGCCGACCTGTTCCAGGGGCAAACCGTGATAGTCACCGGCGGCGGCAGTGGCATTGGCCGCTGCACCGCCCACGAACTGGCGGCCCTTGGCGCCAACGTGATACTGGTGGGGCGCAAGCCGCAAAAGCTGCAAAATGTGGCGGCCGAAATCGCCGAAGACGGAGGCACCGCGCACTGGCTGGCCTGTGATATTCGCGATGAAGAAGCGGTGAAGGCGCTGGTCACGCAGATCATCCGCGAGCACGGGCCGATCCATGGGTTGGTCAACAACGCCGGCGGCCAATACCCGTCGCCACTGGCGTCGATCAATCAAAAAGGCTTTGAAACCGTACTGCGTACCAACCTGGTGGGCGGTTTCCTGATGGCTCGTGAAGTGTTCAACCAGTCGATGAGCAAACACGGCGGCGCCATCGTCAATATGCTCGCCGACATGTGGGGCGGCATGCCCGGCATGGGCCACTCGGGCGCTGCACGCTCAGGGATGGACAACTTCACCAAGACCGCCGCCTTCGAATGGGGTTACGCCGGTGTACGCGTCAACGCCGTTGCGCCGGGCTGGATCGCCTCCAGCGGCATGGACACCTACGAAGGCGCGTTCAAGGCGGTAATCCCCACATTGCGTGAACACGTACCGCTCAAACGTATCGGCACCGAATCGGAAGTCAGCGCGGCCATCGTGTTTTTGCTCAGCCCCGCCGCCGCGTTTATCAGTGGCAGCACCTTGCGCATCGACGGCGCCGCCAGCCTGGGCAGCCGCGCCTGGCCGTTGCCCAAGGCGCAGCCGCCGAGCGAGCCATTCAATGGTTTCCACCGCGCGTATTTGCCCGATGTACTGAAGACGGAGCAATAA